The genomic window GGCCACTGACTGGGAGATATCTTAGAGCAAGATCTCCCTATCAGCTGTGTGTGCTCTAAGGTGGTACATGCAAGCCCAGGAAAATGCAGTATCACTGGAATACTAGCTTTTAACATCTAGATTTATCTTTCTTCCCCTAGATGCCAGTCTAACACCTgctagttgggtttttttgttttgttgtggtttggtattttctctctctctctcttttttttttccctccatgtAAGAATGGAAAGCTAACAGGCTTTTATCTCTACCACTGAGTTTGGGTAGAAGGTGTTTACTTGATGATTCATGGAAATAAGTAACTTTAAAGAAGTGTTTTTGAGGCACTTGGCACACCATCACAAGGGTTGTTGATGCATGTACTTTCCACCTTCTTGTGAGAGACAAAGGGAAAATAACCATGTGTGGTCAGTGGTCAAGTTGTACTTGATACTGTACTGGAACAAGAACCCTTGGGGAAGGTATTTTTCAGGAGTGATTATAGTATATCTTGAACATGCAAACAAACCCATCTGGTCCCAGTTTTGCTGCCTCTTGTACTAGTGGTTCCACCTGGGATTTAGGGAGCAGTTGGTGACTGTCACCCTTTTTGAGGATGCTTTGCATTTCCCCCTCTCATCTGCTCCGGCTGTCAGTCACCCAAACCACTTGAAATCCCAgttgcacagcctctctggcaTGGGCCATCtagggctggctgctgcagaggcagggagGTGTGTTGTCCATTCTGATGTCAAGGATGACCATTTGGggtcagctctcctggctctgtcctctcccgagtccttgtgccctgccaggctcctaGCTGGTGGGATGGGGTGAGGAGCAAGAaatccctgggctctgtgctctgcaggagTGAAAACATCTCTGTGTCACCAACATTGTTCTTGGCACTCATCCAAAACATAGTCCTGTGCAAGCTACCATGGAAGAAATGAccctttttcctccccaaaccagcacactgggattttttcttccccaaaaaattccatcaAGAGAGACTCTGATTTAAATCCTTTCTTAACCTTGCATGGACTTGCTTACTAAGCTGACCTTGTTTGTTGGACAGATGCAAGCACTCAGGGTAGCAAGGTTTCTTGAGTTAATATGTATCTTGTTGCAACTGTTCCTTCCTTTCTTAGTTAAATGTTAGCAGTAAAACTGAGACAATTGCAAACACTTGAGTTAGTGATGTAAGGATTTAATTTATTTGATAATAGTCTGAAGCCAATTAAAAGATGGTTTGGTGAATTAGAACTCATGTGGAATAACAgcagcattttatttcatcAGGTTTGTCCACAGGCTTTGCTTAGAGGGCTTTCAACTGTGAGATTGGCTCAAGttgctcctctttgctgctcccagagtactgagaagggaggaaaagtaagaaaataacagtatgaggagagcagaggaatATGCAGAGGAGAGCCAGCAGAATATCAACCAGATATCAGCAGAATAGCTGACCAAAACCCTTGTTCCTGCAAGAAgattaaaacaaacaacccccccaATTGAAGATCAAGTAAACAGGCGTGGGAAATGtgtgttttctctctgtctgcTTCTTCCTGTGGTgactttctctgtttctttgtcCTTTCCTCATGCAGCATGTCAGGCAAACCTGACAGGCTCTGTCTGGACTGGCTGGTGCCATCATGATGGTGCCATGCAGAGATGTGGCAGCTCCTAGAAAAATGGTTTTAGCTCTTGCTGATCGttgaaggcagagcagcagctgtggcttgtTAAGGTCTGATTCCTTTGCTAGCAAGATTAAATAAAATCTGCATTCATCTCTGAAGTTTCATGTCTGAGCCAACCCAGCCTTGTCATTTGTGGCCAGGAAGGCAAGTACTGGTTTCTTAGAATGCTAGAGGGAAATTTTGCTTTCTTCATCTAGTGCAAGTTGGGCTTGGTAATATGAAAACCTGGAAAAGGAACCAAAAATTGTGCTATGGGCTCCTTATAGTGGGGAATAGGAGATTGTATCTCACCTTTTCCTTGTTTTAAGCTGAGTTTGGCTAAGTTCTTGTTAAACATGCACGTTGAGATTCAATTAATTTGCATCTTTCAGATCTACTGTCAAAGCCTATAAATTTAGTTGccatttaatttaaaacctactgtattatttttcttaaaaaaggTATTTCAGAAATTCAGACTTAACTGTAGCTTATTATATCTGCATAACACTGACAGAGGAAAGAGTGTTTGCAATTTCCATCTCCACTCATGGCACTTTCTCTGGTCACAAATGAGGCTGTGAATGAGCTGTGTGAGAGCTGATGTGGTTCTCCACAGTGGTTTCCTATGCTCCATTATTAGGGCCTCTCCTGTGATGTATTGATGAGCAATGACACCAGCCTTACaagttttggggaggttttatttattatcttttaatttcttaaatTGACCAGTGGATTTTGACAACAGGGTTTGTAGGCTATGGGTTTCCACCTCTCTGATAGCATGTAGCTAAACTTCTTggtcaacttttttttttaatatagggAGAATGTGccatctctgtgtgtgtaggtTATTTTTAATCCCTTCTTAGCAGCTGACCATTCAAAAACTAAACCTGAATCCTTCAGCTGAGCCTGATccttttagaatattttttttccaaagcagaGGGCATAGTGGTTGTGCTCCAGCTGTGAGTGTGGGAAGCTCCCCATAGCCAAGGACTTCTAGCCAGCCTCATTCCTTACAAACAGGGCTGTGGTATAATTGTGTTTGAGTTTCTGACTACAGCAAATTAACCATAGTTAATTCTCAATTACAGCAGATTAAGCATAGTTGGGAGAGCCAGAGATAAACCCACAGATTGGTGTGAAGCTGGTGAGAACTGTGAGAGGAGAGACCTACAGCTGGGTGTTGGTCAGTGAGGCTGGCCAGGCTGTGGGTGGTGAGATGTGGAAAGGCTGCTGTCACCTCTTGTCTCTAGAGGAAATGGCAAATTCTGGCTGAGGTGTGGCCAGGGAATGTCCAAGACATTGCTGTGCTGTCAGAGCtgcctggcagggagctccaggctctgctttgGGGGCAGCTGAAGTGCCTTCAGAGCTGAGCTGTCCAAGTTCCCTGCAGTGGGACACGCTGAGGGCACGCTGTGCTCCAAAGGAAGAGGATGCTCACTTGCAGGGCCGGGCTAGGCAGGAGGGTGCTGGAGGcacacagcacaggctgctctgcagccacaaGAGGGCTGTCCAGCCTCTGAGTTGCACTTGTTCCCAGCCAGCAAGCACACACACATCCAGTGCAGTGCTGTCCTAAGCCAGTGTTCCTGAAGGAATTAATTGCTCACAGATGCTGTAAGCCTGTCAGCAGGAAATTTGCTAGGCTGTCCTTGCCAAGAGCTGTGTGATTATCAGGATGTGGTTTGGCCTGCTGTAGGGGTAGCTGTTAGACAGCATTAAGTGGACTTTAGAGCTGATGATATGAccaaatgtatttatttattagtACTAAACAGGAACctctttttcagctgtttgctcACCGGTCACATTAGTGACATCCTGGTCCTGGGCTCAGTGGCCTCTGCAGTTCTTCCCCCCTCTCCTTCTCTTCAGTGTAGCAGAACAGTCAGCTTGATGTAGTGGTGTTTAATAAGGATCCATGACAAATCTTGCTGAAGCAGCAGGAGAACTGGGGAGTCAGGCTGCTCAATTCAGATGATTTAGCATCTGACCTGATCCAGGAGTGGGTGAGAGGAGAACCCACCTCCAGGTAAGAGCTTTAGGCAAGCTCTTACCTTCCTGATGGAACAAACAGCTTGTTCCTTCCTTTTGGATTTTCTTACAGGCTGTGCTTATCTCTCTCCTTCCACTGTGGGTTTTGTGTGGTGTGTGGACAGAAATTGCTACACAAGTCATGGGTGTTGTGAGTGAGTCAAAATAGCAAGGGGCTGACAAAGGAAGGGAGGGGCTACCAAAGATGTTCTCCCCTCTTTGCTATGGCTGTTGATTTTGGGTTGAGGCTTAACAGGTGGCCAAATGTTAAGGGTTTCATCCTGGCCCTAAATCAGCAACACTGAGTgggtgttttgtgtttttttggtttttgttgtttgtttgttggttggtttgttttggtttctttttcctttcaatttGTAGAAGGTGCTGGATCTCTGCCATGGCCAGGTGGCTCTGCAACTAAACCTGGAAAacccaaaggaaagaaaaagatttcttCAGTTCGCCAAAAGTTTGATGTAAGTGTCTGTGGTTCTCCTTACATCTGCCAAATTCCTAAAACAAGTGATTTACTGTTTATTCAGGCAGTCAGATAGAATTCTCTGACTAACTCTCAAAGTGTTAGAAGTGAGATCCTGGGTGTAATGTTTTCAGAAGGTCAAGTTGTTTCAGAGCTGAGAATGCCTTTTAAAGGTGCTATTTTCTGGTAGGTGGCACAGAAACGTGCAAGATCCGGTTCACTTTGCAGCAGAGGCTCTGTACATCcaccctgcactgtcacacccCTGTTCTGCACTTGTTTCTGTGCTGCCGGACCAGTGTGGAGGGGAGATTTGGGATTAGGCACTCTGTGTGTGCTTCAGAGACTAAAGGAATCCAAAGAAATGCAAGTCCAGCTGAAGGCTGCTTGTATTTAGGAATCCTCAAATTACTTTGCAGTGCTCACAGCTGCAACCTCTATTGTGATGTTCTGAATTCATACTGTATTACCTTGCCTGTCTTAAAACCTGACTGTAACTCTTGAGTTCAGTAGCAAGTAGATGAGAGTTCGAGAAGCAAGTTGTGATGTAGTGGAAGTCTTGGAATTTGATTTACTCACTACCCTTAGGATGCACCAGATTTCTAGTGTGTGTTGTTCAGGAATGCTTGGCAGTAAGCACTGTATGAAGTGCATCTTATGATTAATGGGCTTTTCTGGTACTAATGGGATTCCTGAGTAGTGTGAATGTGCAAGTGCCTTGGTATTTCATGTTTCCCTCACTGGTCAGAATAACAGCTGTGAATGACCACAAGTCCATTCCAGTTGGCTTCTGCTCTCCCAAACCATATTCCTCTTGAGAGTTGCTTACGTTTTGAAGGTCTTTTTTTCCAGGCATGTGACTTTCCTGTAATGAAAGCATAAATCTTTAGAATGATGGGGAGGGAAACCTGCTTTCACATCACCAGTGGGTGGATTGGTTTTTCACTCTGAGTTAAATGCCACACTGTCCTTTGACTAAAGCAGCCCCCCTTTCTCCCCTGAAACTAAGATGTGAGAAATCCACTTTGCTGCTTATTCATTGTTCATATTTAAAGTGTGTTTGTCGTGGTGCCCCATAAGAGCCTTGCAGCaatctccattccacagctATTGGAAAGTAGAGGGAGTGTGTTGAGTCTGTTTCCTTGTGGGTCAGAGCTGGGCCAAGCACATGGCTGGGCTCAAGGATCAATAATTTCCAGTTGCTTTGTCCCCCCCTTTATTTGGAGACTGAGGAGCCATCACAGTCACTCAGAGCTTGAGACACAATGCAGCCAAGGATTTGTGCTGGAATACATATGGCTTGGGAAATGCCACCTTCTAGTATGAATTCCTCTTCTGTGATGAGTATTTTTGCTAAATTACTGAGTCAGTTCAGAAAAATAGTCATATTCCATCTCAGTGGCTGTTCTGTAACACAGCTCTGCTTAGAGTAGTGAAAGTACACAGGGAGCCTGGAGTATGAAATTAGTGCTGGAATTGGGCTAAGTTTAAAGCATTAGAGAAATGTAAGAATCAATCACACAAGTTTAGGATCATGGGTTTTAATCTGGAGGGTAACTGTACAGATGGTAAGTAAAAATGCACCCTTCTGTACAAGGAATTACTAAATAGATGAGAACTTTTCAACACAGAAAGTGTCTGAGAGATGTGAAAGTCCAGTCACTGGCCTGGGTAGTGTGAAAGGAGATAAAAGAGGCAGTCACTGACTGCATTTGAGATTCCCAGGAGAATCAAACAAATCTGGCAGGTGGGGTGGTACAGAGCAGACCAGAGCAGGTGAGTCTTCATGTGGTGTGTAGAATTTCTTGCTGCGGTGGGTTGTGGATACCCAAAGTTCAGGTGGTTTGGGGTGCTACTGAACAAGTCCAGTGAAAGGATACCAACACTGACTTAACAATTTCTTCGGTCACAAGCCATTGGGGaggatttttaaaggatttttttatagATGTAAGCTTTCTGACTGGAGAAGGGATGTCCCCTAGATGAACCAAAGGGTCTGAATGAATATTACCTTATGCTTTAATGTTGTGTTCCTGTCAGCACCGGTTCCAGCCTCAGAACCCACTGTCGGGAGCCCAGCAGTTTGTGGCAAAGGATCCTCAGGAGGATGATGATTTGAAGCTGTGCTCTCACACCATGATGCTCCCCACACGTGGCCAGCTGGAAGGAAGGATGATTGTCACTGCCTATGAGCACGGGCTGGACAATGTCACCGAGGAGGCAGTGACAGCTGTTGTGTATGCTGTGGAggtgaggctgggctggggggctgcagtgctcccgtgacagcagcagcaaaaggctctgtgtgcagtCTGGGGCTTTGCCCCCCTGCATGGGGTGGAATCCTGCTGTTCTGATTGTTCTCCAATTGTCCTTTTGTCCCCAGAGTAATGTGAGAATGGAGAATCTCGTGCCCTAGATGTAAAGTCTGGGACTTCTGCCTGCAAGTGTTAGTTTTAATGTACTTGCACAATACCCCAGGCATGCTGAAGTAGCTGCTGTGGAAAGTGCTATTCCTGTCACTTAAAAGCAGGGACAGAATGGGAATGCCAGTTTGACCAGTTCTATAAAAAGCAATCTGTTACAGGCACAGTGTCTGGCCTGGCCATGAAGGGACACAAGCAGGTGATACCTTATCCAGGTGAAGTCCTGGTTTGGCTCTGGCCATTGGTGGTGCATCACTGTACACGTCCCAGGAATGACACAGCCACTGCTTGGAGCACTGATGTCTGGTTGGTTTTCTGCACTCAGCATGTGGAGGCCACCTGAGTTCCCATCTGGACTGAGGCCAAATGAAGAAGTTGTCTGCTTGTTTTTTCCAGACAGTTCCTTCTCCAGCACTGTTCAGGCAAATGAAAAAGATGAGTGAGGGGCTTTTCACTGTCATGTCAGGACGTGCATTTCAGTTCAAGTGTAGCATCCAGTGTCAGTTATGAAATCTTAACTTTTGATCAAAGGTTGGGAATTTCCTAGCATCGAAGACACCCCTTTGACATTTGAAGCAGGGCATCACATATTAAAGTATAGTTCACAGGCTCATGTTTACAGTCCTCAAAGTGCCATGTTCTCTGTATCCAAGGGCTGGATAATGAAAACCTCCTGTAGCTTGTCCAGATATTGGTTCCCTTCCATCTTTAGGTCCCTGTCATAGCAGCACTGCTTCTGTCTTGCCATTTGTTGAGGCCCTTCTATCCACGAGTGAATGAATCAGCACATGTCACAAGATTGGTTTTCCTTGCAGAACCACCTTAAGGACATTCTGACCTCTGTGATATCCAGGAGGAAAGCCTATCGTCTGAGGGATGGCCATTTCAAGTATGCCTTTGGAAGCAATGTCAACCCTCAGCCATATCTGAAGAACAGTGTTGTTGCTTATAACAACTTAATTGAGTGGTAAGGAGCTGGCAGCACGCTGATAATGTACATGGATTTTGCTGGTCTTGGAATTACTCCATGGCTCAGTTGCATCTTGTATGTGTGTTGATGGTGTCTTGCTTTCACCAGCTAGGAAGGCATTGGTATGGAGGATTGTGCAGCTGAACAGGGAGTGAGAATATGGGGATTTCCCAGCACTGGAGTGAGGACCTGCAGGACACTGCCATCCTGTCATTTCCTGCATGCAAATGTGTTTATGGTTCTGTGGCACATCTTTCCAGTTAGCAGGGCTTTGAGGTCCTTCTGTTTGGAGTCTGTGTCAAAGAGTTTGTGCAGTGCATCTGGCAGTGTTTGTGTACGAGAAGGCAGTTTTGTTTGTCTGTGGCAGCTTCTAGCAGTTGACAGGAGGTCGTGGGTGTTTGAAGATTTGATTGTAGCGCTACAAACAACTCTGCCTAACGGCCAGTGTTCCAGCTTAATGTTGTGTGTGCCTTAATTTTTATGCTGGGTAGAAACTACTGGATGCAAGTAACAAAAAGTTGCACAACTGAGACCATTtaagcagggctggagcatgttGAGGCTCAGTCCACACTCCTTGTTAAACcggaatttaaaagaaatttttattagagctaaaataattttatgtacCACATCTGTGGTGCAGAACAGGAAGGCTCCTGCTGTATGACAGCCACAGCTGGTGCTGGTTTGTGACTGGGATGTtttctgcctgctctgccctcagcccccCGAGCAGCACCACgccctcagcaggtcagagccTGGCCCCCCCGCCCGCTCCTGATGATGCTGAGCAgcaggcagccctgctcctggcctgctctggggacaccctgcCAGCATCCCTGCCTCCAGTCAACATGTACGACCTCTTTGAGGCACTGCAGGTAAGCTGGTCATGTCACACCTTCGTGTCACAGGCAGCGCCGCCCTGGGTGCCAGCTGCAAGCCTTCGGCGTGGTTTATGTGCATGGAGGGGGACTTGTTTTCTCTTCCCATAGtccctttccttctttggcTTTGATTTGTTCCCACTGTTAACTGCTGGTTTAATGCCTGTTCTGATCCCCTTGGTCACAGAGCTGAGGAGGAAATCCCTGTCTCACAGCTGTGTAAGACAGGTGAACTCTTATTAGAAATGAGCTGGGTGGATTTTGACAGTGCTGCAGAAAAATACCTTACCTGGCATGTCCCTTCTTACTCTTCATTGTTCCACCTGGGTACTTAGAGGAATACCTGGTCCTGGCATGCAGGCCACTGCAGTGGGTTGGCTGTGatcaccccagccctggggaggcaTTTGAGGTTAGCTGGGTGAATTTTCATTGGCAGTGTATGGCTGTGGTTCCCTCCTCCTCTGGCAGTTGTGGGGGCATTGCCACTTTGAATGTCTAAAATTAGTTGTTAGAAATTCCCCCTTGATGATCTGTACTGTTGTGAACAGGCCTTGGGATTTTGTCTGACAGCTGTGGATACAGACCACAGAGCTGTAATCAAGCATTCACCTCATGTTTAGTCAGAATTGTTATTTCTATGGTTTTGATGATCAGTTATTGATTGCCACCCCAAGAGCAAAATTACTATTTCCTTACCATGGCACTCCCTTAGCAAGTGGTGTAAGAGGtggttgtgctgtgctggctgctctggcagtgctggcagggagcagctctccctgtgagATTCCCTTTGTTCCCACTCTGCAGAGCTGGCCCCTGTGGTAGAGGGAGATTATTCCCTGGTAACATGGGCAAATGTGTATGGAAGTGTGCAGCTTGTTTCCCACCATGCCTTTCCAGGTGCACAAAGAAGTGATCCCTGCACACACAGTCTATGCTCTAAACATTGAGAGGATTGTCATGAAGCTCTGGCACCCCAAccatgaggagctgcagcaggacaagATCCACCGGCAGCGCCTGGCCGTGAAGgaggggctcctgctctgctagagctgggcagccctgccagccctcaggTGGCTCCAGCCTGCTCCTGGGACTTGGCATTCAGGTGCTCCTTACAAACCTGTGTCAGCATCTCCAGGATGATGTGATTTATGAGTCAGCTTTTCCTATGGAAATGGGACTGAGTTGTGGGACACTTCTCTGCTTCCCCAGAGTCATGTGCCGTGGAGGACTTGCAGCAATGCCACTCAATTGGGAAAGAGAAATGAGACATATTTGCAAGGACTgtttttaggaaaaataaatgtgagAGTGGAAAGAGTTGGTTTTAAATAAGGTGTgctcttgttttcttttgtgaGCATGGAGAATCTGCCTCCTTGCCCTCACTTCTCAGATAGTTTCCCTCCTGAGCTCAGAATCCAGAGGTCTTGTCCAGCTTCTGTTGCAGTTAGTGGGATCCTTTTCATCAACTGGTTATGAGGTGGGCTCTTGTGCAGATGAGCAATTCTGTAAGCTGATGTTGTTCCTCTCCTACCAAGGGAACTTCTGCTTCGAAACTGTGACAAAACAAAACTATGACAAAAGGGAATTGTCTTGGTGTTGAAGACTCCTTGGATTTGCAGCATGAACAAATCTCTCCTTTTGCTTCCTTGTAAAAATATGCAGGCTTGTATTACTTCATTATGACATTATGCAGCCACACCTCCTCACATGGGAGATGTGCAGATCACTGTGTAAAAGGAGAAATCCCACCTTGTGGGTTTTAGGTGCTCTGCTGTATTCCTGAGTCAGCTCTGGGAACTAGCTTATTATGACAAGAGAATTCCATTAAAGTGTCCTAATTACTACATGGCCTGGGTTTGACCTCAAACATGAAGGTACCTGCTGAAGTGTGACTCACTCACTGTGCCTCCAGATTAATGGAATTGAAACAGCTTCTTCTGGGGGAAAATGAAAGGGGAAGCTCATGGTTCCACTTCATTCTGGTTTTCCTATATGGAATGTATTTGGATGGGAAACTTGTCATATTTCTTGTGaagttttcttctctgctgtaCCTCCAGGACTGAGGAGGGTGTAGATCCCTGATGTTTCTTCCCAGTTACTGTTTTTATAACTTCCTTTCCTGTCCCCTGTGACTGTTCATGTTGCACCAGCATTGTAACAATGGGCTGTGCAGCTATCCCCGTGTTCCTGGCTTTCCTGCATCCCCTTTGGGATGTGCTGTGCAGTCAGGCATAGCAAGAGGCACTGCCTGGACAGGTATTGGTGACTCTCTTCATGAGAAGATCATTTTAGGATTATGAAGAAACTGGGAAAGGCAAGGACACAGaactgcagcagggcttggcAGGATGGGAGCAGTTGTAGGTAGGTCTGGCACTGTGTGGTTCAGAGGGGAGTGGGGGAGAAAAGATGGGCAATTCCTTTTGGTCCTTTTCTTTtgattgctttgtttttctgtatttaagCTGGTCAAAGTGAGTCTGAGCTTAAAAGTTGACCTCAGTGGCTTTTACCATGAGAGTTTTTGAAAGCAGTGTTTAACCTTAGTAGCTGTGTGGTGGTGTGATCATCAAGCCACCCAAAATACAGCCTGTGGGGTGTGGGAGGGAGATTTCCCAGGTAGTTATGATGCTTCTGGTGTAAAATGAAAGCAGTAAGTTTGTTTGCTAGAAACTCTGGGGCAGCTCTGAGGATCTCAGATGTGAAGAAAGCACCCAGCCTCTGGCAGCATCACAGGCAGGTTCTGAAACAAAGTGCAAAGTGTGGCACTAGAATCTCCCTGCTGTTTGCCTGAGCTTTGTTCTGAAGAGCCAAGTCATCTATTCCACCCTGCCAAAGTGGAGTGTTTGGTACAGCTGTTGCACAACAAAGGCTCCCACAAGGAACTCATGTCAGCTGCATTGCAGAGATCTGAAAACTGAAAGGCGCATGTTCTCAAAGCACTTTGCCATGAAGTGTGAGTTTTTGTGAGAAGCAATGCTTTACAGGCTTCTTGGGTGATGAGCTGCAAGGGATCACAGAacattctgagttggaagggagcCACAAGGACCAGGAGTCCAACACTTAAGGGAATGGCCCATATGGGGATCAGACCCATTATGAGCTCTGTGCTCTAACTGAGCGAATCCCTGTggctggctggaggctgcttTTCCATTCCCTGCTGAAAGAAGGGCCAAGCTCAAAATTAGAGCAGGTTGTTTATTTCCAGAGATGAGACCAGAGAAAGCAGTGCCATCTCCAGTTCTGCTGTGTGAGCATGTGGATAGTGAAGGTTTT from Agelaius phoeniceus isolate bAgePho1 chromosome 8, bAgePho1.hap1, whole genome shotgun sequence includes these protein-coding regions:
- the TADA1 gene encoding transcriptional adapter 1 — encoded protein: MATYVSELEAAKKSLSEALGENVKQYWANLKLWFKQKISKEEFDLEARRLLTQDNVHSHNDFLLAILTRCQILVSAPEGAGSLPWPGGSATKPGKPKGKKKISSVRQKFDHRFQPQNPLSGAQQFVAKDPQEDDDLKLCSHTMMLPTRGQLEGRMIVTAYEHGLDNVTEEAVTAVVYAVENHLKDILTSVISRRKAYRLRDGHFKYAFGSNVNPQPYLKNSVVAYNNLIECPPSSTTPSAGQSLAPPPAPDDAEQQAALLLACSGDTLPASLPPVNMYDLFEALQVHKEVIPAHTVYALNIERIVMKLWHPNHEELQQDKIHRQRLAVKEGLLLC